The following are from one region of the Rhizobium sullae genome:
- a CDS encoding CGNR zinc finger domain-containing protein, with the protein MTFAWTAHRFSSGALALDVANSVVLRHSTSRRIDRFAAGEQLESFPLAAAKFCAERALFGDVLPVAPENRPNFIALREATDRYFRQKVLTGNDDRLLAELLETLAVTLRDAKPNGLDAATAHSVLRLIAMPDPERMKICRNCGWLFIDRSKNKSRAWCDMAVCGNRAKASRHYRRKKEEEAT; encoded by the coding sequence ATGACCTTTGCCTGGACCGCACATCGTTTTTCCAGCGGCGCGCTGGCGCTGGATGTCGCCAACAGCGTCGTTCTGCGCCATAGTACATCACGCCGCATCGACCGTTTTGCAGCAGGTGAACAGCTGGAGAGTTTTCCGCTAGCGGCGGCAAAATTCTGCGCCGAGCGCGCGCTTTTCGGCGACGTGCTGCCGGTGGCTCCGGAAAACAGGCCGAACTTCATTGCGCTGCGTGAGGCGACAGACCGCTATTTCCGGCAGAAGGTGCTGACCGGCAACGACGATCGTCTTCTCGCGGAACTGCTCGAAACACTTGCCGTGACGCTGCGCGATGCAAAGCCCAACGGGCTCGACGCCGCGACCGCGCATTCGGTGCTTCGGCTCATTGCTATGCCCGATCCAGAGCGCATGAAGATATGCCGCAATTGCGGCTGGCTGTTCATCGATCGCAGCAAGAACAAAAGCCGTGCCTGGTGCGACATGGCCGTCTGCGGCAACCGCGCCAAGGCGAGCCGGCACTACCGCAGGAAGAAGGAGGAGGAGGCGACATGA
- a CDS encoding molybdenum cofactor biosynthesis protein MoaE: protein MTISPTIRVQREDFDLQTEVDRLTRAEPGIGAIVTFSGLCRDEGGMLAALELEHYPGMAEAEMTRIANLAIERFGLLGLTAIHRFGKIAAGENIVLVIAAAPHRQAAFDGANLVMDYLKTAAPFWKKEHGTDGSAGDWVSAKDADDAARDKWK, encoded by the coding sequence GTGACCATCTCCCCCACCATCCGCGTCCAGCGCGAAGATTTCGACCTGCAGACCGAAGTCGATCGGCTGACGAGGGCTGAGCCCGGTATTGGCGCGATCGTGACCTTCTCCGGCCTCTGCCGTGACGAAGGCGGCATGCTCGCCGCGCTCGAACTCGAGCATTATCCGGGCATGGCCGAGGCGGAGATGACCCGCATCGCAAATCTCGCGATCGAGCGTTTCGGCCTGCTTGGGCTCACCGCCATCCACCGCTTCGGAAAAATCGCCGCGGGGGAAAATATCGTGCTGGTGATCGCCGCCGCCCCGCACAGGCAGGCGGCATTCGACGGCGCAAACCTCGTCATGGACTATCTGAAGACCGCCGCGCCCTTCTGGAAGAAGGAGCATGGCACGGACGGCTCGGCAGGCGATTGGGTCTCCGCCAAGGATGCAGACGACGCGGCACGCGACAAGTGGAAATGA
- the moaD gene encoding molybdopterin converting factor subunit 1: MTRLVYFAWVRERIGKSEEDIALPSSVVTVADLLGHLKTLGEEYETALQYENVIRVALDQEHAEHDEPIGNAREIGIFPPMTGG; encoded by the coding sequence ATGACACGGCTTGTCTATTTCGCCTGGGTGCGCGAACGGATCGGCAAGAGCGAGGAAGACATCGCGCTTCCTTCCTCCGTCGTCACCGTTGCCGATCTTCTCGGCCACCTGAAGACGCTCGGCGAAGAATACGAGACGGCGCTTCAATACGAAAACGTGATCCGCGTGGCGCTCGACCAGGAACATGCCGAACACGACGAGCCGATCGGCAATGCCCGCGAGATCGGGATTTTTCCCCCGATGACGGGCGGGTGA
- a CDS encoding Gfo/Idh/MocA family protein translates to MSPINLAIVGVGKIVRDQHLPSIAKNPDFKLVATASRHGTVDGVQSFTSIEAMLDAVPAIDAVSLCMPPQYRYEAAHKALSAGKHVFLEKPPGATLSEVADLEALAAEKGVSLFASWHSRYAAAVEAARAFLASTKIESVHVVWKEDVRHWHPNQDWIWQAGGLGVFDPGINALSIVTHILPKAIFLTSATLEFPENRDAPIAADLHFKNADNVPVHGEFDWRQTGKQSWDIIAETAAGTMELTEGGSKLSVNGELRFSAPEEEYPQLYRRFAEIVKAGKSDVDLAPLRHVADAFMLGKRKFVEAFHD, encoded by the coding sequence ATGTCACCCATCAACCTCGCCATCGTCGGCGTCGGCAAGATCGTCCGCGACCAGCACCTTCCCTCGATCGCCAAGAACCCGGATTTCAAGCTTGTCGCGACGGCGAGCCGCCACGGCACCGTCGATGGCGTCCAGAGCTTCACGTCCATAGAAGCCATGCTCGACGCGGTGCCGGCGATCGATGCGGTGTCGCTTTGCATGCCGCCGCAATATCGCTACGAGGCAGCCCATAAAGCGCTTTCCGCCGGCAAGCATGTCTTCCTCGAAAAGCCGCCGGGCGCGACATTGAGCGAGGTCGCCGACCTCGAAGCGCTGGCGGCCGAAAAGGGCGTCTCGCTGTTTGCAAGCTGGCATTCACGTTACGCGGCTGCGGTCGAGGCCGCGAGAGCATTCCTCGCCTCGACCAAGATCGAAAGCGTTCACGTCGTCTGGAAGGAGGACGTGCGCCACTGGCATCCGAACCAGGACTGGATCTGGCAGGCCGGTGGGCTTGGCGTTTTCGATCCCGGCATCAATGCCCTGTCGATCGTCACCCATATCCTGCCGAAGGCGATCTTCCTGACGAGCGCCACGCTGGAGTTCCCGGAAAACCGCGACGCGCCGATTGCCGCCGACCTGCATTTCAAGAATGCGGACAACGTTCCGGTTCACGGTGAATTCGACTGGCGCCAGACCGGAAAGCAGAGCTGGGACATCATCGCCGAGACGGCAGCCGGGACGATGGAGCTTACGGAAGGCGGATCGAAACTCTCCGTCAACGGCGAGCTGAGATTCTCCGCGCCGGAGGAGGAATATCCTCAGCTCTACCGGCGCTTTGCGGAAATCGTCAAGGCGGGCAAATCCGACGTCGATCTCGCGCCGCTGCGCCACGTCGCCGATGCTTTCATGCTCGGCAAGCGGAAGTTCGTCGAGGCGTTTCACGACTGA
- a CDS encoding GrpB family protein — MPQEQDESFGLGVRHLTVTLAAPDARWQKAYALEEVRIRGALGSLALDIQHFGSTAIPAIKAKPIIDILIGIRRFEDGATCIGPMERIGYDYAGADVVPNDHIFGRGIKGETRTHLAHIVEHNGYNWKRNILFRDRLRSNPALVKAYEELKIDLARKYAENRAAYTASKKAFIDKVVTDGDLA; from the coding sequence ATGCCGCAGGAGCAAGACGAGTCTTTTGGATTGGGCGTGCGGCATCTGACCGTCACGCTCGCCGCTCCCGACGCGAGATGGCAGAAAGCCTATGCGCTGGAAGAGGTTAGAATCCGAGGTGCGCTCGGATCTCTGGCGCTCGACATCCAGCATTTCGGCAGCACCGCCATCCCGGCGATCAAAGCAAAACCAATCATCGACATTCTGATCGGCATCAGACGTTTCGAAGACGGGGCGACCTGTATCGGACCGATGGAGCGGATCGGCTACGACTATGCTGGAGCAGACGTCGTGCCCAACGATCACATCTTCGGCCGCGGCATCAAGGGCGAAACGCGTACGCATCTCGCCCATATCGTCGAACATAACGGTTATAACTGGAAGCGGAATATTCTTTTCCGCGACAGGCTTCGGAGCAATCCAGCTCTCGTCAAAGCCTACGAAGAGCTGAAGATCGATCTTGCGCGGAAGTATGCCGAAAATCGCGCCGCTTACACCGCGTCGAAGAAGGCCTTCATCGACAAAGTCGTAACGGACGGTGATCTCGCCTGA
- a CDS encoding branched-chain amino acid ABC transporter permease: MGYLLQQLANAVPLAALYAALAFGYALAFGVTKRADITYGAMFAFAGQILLLFTDFAYNRLWLVLPASIAIGVLMSFVYSLGTGFWIGRSVMQPLVRRSPNTVIVAALGVTILLMETARLASDTRELWLSPFFNRTVVFWSDASFKVTLTYIQLINTALMCALIAIGGLVLRRSAWGRIWRAVTDDPFAAELCGVSASRVFLGAYVAAVFVATCCGILTTFYYGSMNFGAGLLFGLKVLMIAAAGGYSDPLRSAGGAAGIGFAETLWTAYGPFLWRDFVIFSLLVFLLVLSRRERAIP; this comes from the coding sequence ATGGGTTATCTTTTGCAGCAGCTGGCAAACGCGGTGCCGTTGGCAGCGCTCTATGCGGCACTTGCCTTCGGCTATGCACTGGCCTTCGGCGTCACCAAACGCGCCGACATCACCTATGGTGCGATGTTTGCTTTCGCCGGGCAGATCCTGCTGCTGTTCACCGATTTTGCCTATAACCGGCTTTGGCTCGTCCTGCCCGCGTCGATCGCGATCGGCGTCCTCATGTCCTTCGTCTATTCTCTCGGCACCGGCTTCTGGATCGGCCGCTCCGTTATGCAGCCGCTCGTTCGCCGTTCGCCAAATACGGTCATCGTCGCAGCCCTCGGCGTGACCATCCTGCTCATGGAGACGGCGCGGCTGGCGTCCGATACGCGGGAACTCTGGCTGTCGCCCTTTTTCAACCGCACCGTCGTGTTCTGGAGCGACGCGTCGTTCAAGGTGACGCTAACCTATATTCAACTCATCAATACGGCGCTCATGTGCGCGCTGATCGCGATTGGCGGCCTGGTGCTCCGGCGCAGCGCCTGGGGTCGTATCTGGCGCGCGGTGACGGATGATCCGTTCGCCGCCGAGCTCTGCGGCGTCAGCGCAAGCCGCGTCTTCCTGGGTGCCTACGTGGCCGCCGTCTTCGTCGCCACATGTTGCGGCATCCTGACGACCTTTTACTACGGCTCGATGAATTTCGGCGCGGGCCTGCTCTTCGGCCTTAAGGTGCTGATGATCGCTGCGGCGGGCGGCTATTCCGATCCGCTGAGATCCGCGGGCGGCGCGGCCGGCATCGGCTTTGCCGAAACCCTGTGGACCGCTTACGGACCGTTTCTCTGGCGGGATTTCGTTATCTTCTCGCTGCTCGTCTTCCTGCTGGTGCTGAGCAGGCGCGAGCGGGCCATTCCCTGA
- a CDS encoding ABC-F family ATP-binding cassette domain-containing protein, translating into MITITDISARIAGRLLLDNASVTLPAGTKAGLVGRNGAGKSTLFRIITGDLGAETGLVSIPKNARIGQVAQEAPGTEDSLIDIVLSADKERAALLVESETATDPHRIAEIQMRLVDIDAHSAEARAASILAGLGFDQEAQQRPASAFSGGWRMRVALASVLFAEPDLLLLDEPTNYLDLEGTLWLEDYVRRYPHTVIIISHDRDLLNNAVNSIIHLDQKKLTFYRGGYDQFERQKAEADELQTKAKAKNEAARKHLQSFIDRFKAKASKARQAQSRVKALERMGTVAAVIESHVQPITFPEPEKQPASPIVAIQGGAVGYEPGKPILKSISLRIDNDDRIALLGSNGNGKSTFAKFIAGRLSAESGDIKLAPSLKIGFFAQHQLDDLVPDDSPVAHVRRLMPAAPEAKVRARVAQMGLSTEKMSTAAKDLSGGEKARLLMGLAAFHAPNLLILDEPTNHLDIDSRRALIEALNDYDGAVILISHDRHLIEATVDRLWLVNNGTVSDFDGDMEEYRNLVVSSGKKKDEKPELNDEASSKADQRKANAGKRASLAPLRKKINEIESLTAKLEKQIQALDAELADPALYEKTPAKASEKVKQRGEAAAKLAASEEQWLELSAEYEDAMAG; encoded by the coding sequence ATGATCACGATTACCGACATCTCCGCCCGCATCGCCGGGCGCCTTCTCCTCGACAATGCCAGCGTCACGCTTCCCGCGGGCACGAAGGCTGGCCTTGTGGGGCGCAACGGCGCGGGCAAATCCACGCTCTTCAGGATCATCACCGGCGATCTCGGCGCGGAGACGGGCTTGGTTTCCATACCGAAGAACGCCCGTATCGGCCAGGTGGCGCAGGAGGCGCCGGGCACGGAAGATTCGCTGATCGACATCGTCCTTTCCGCCGACAAGGAGCGCGCAGCGCTTCTTGTCGAATCCGAGACCGCGACCGATCCGCATCGCATTGCGGAAATCCAGATGCGCCTTGTCGACATCGACGCGCATTCGGCGGAGGCGCGCGCGGCGAGCATTCTCGCGGGTCTCGGCTTCGACCAGGAGGCCCAGCAGCGCCCGGCCTCGGCGTTCTCCGGCGGCTGGCGCATGCGCGTTGCCCTTGCCTCGGTGCTCTTTGCCGAACCGGATCTGCTGCTTCTCGACGAGCCGACGAACTATCTCGACCTCGAAGGCACGCTCTGGCTGGAAGACTATGTGCGGCGCTATCCGCATACGGTCATCATCATCAGCCATGACCGGGACCTTCTGAACAACGCCGTCAATTCGATCATCCATCTCGACCAGAAGAAGCTGACCTTCTACCGCGGCGGCTATGATCAATTCGAGCGGCAAAAGGCGGAAGCTGACGAACTGCAGACAAAAGCGAAGGCCAAGAACGAAGCCGCGCGCAAGCATCTGCAGAGCTTTATCGACCGCTTCAAGGCAAAGGCTTCCAAGGCGCGCCAGGCACAGAGCCGCGTCAAGGCGCTCGAGCGCATGGGCACCGTCGCCGCAGTGATCGAAAGTCACGTCCAGCCGATTACTTTCCCGGAGCCGGAAAAGCAGCCCGCGTCGCCGATCGTCGCGATCCAGGGCGGCGCCGTCGGTTATGAACCGGGCAAGCCAATCCTCAAGAGCATCAGCCTCCGCATCGACAACGACGACCGCATCGCGCTGCTCGGCTCCAACGGCAACGGCAAGTCGACCTTCGCGAAATTCATCGCCGGTCGGCTTTCGGCCGAAAGCGGCGACATTAAACTCGCACCCAGCCTGAAGATCGGCTTTTTCGCCCAGCACCAGCTCGACGATCTCGTTCCCGACGACTCGCCGGTCGCGCATGTGCGCCGCCTGATGCCCGCGGCGCCCGAGGCCAAGGTGCGCGCCCGTGTTGCGCAGATGGGGCTTTCGACGGAAAAGATGTCGACCGCCGCCAAGGATCTCTCCGGCGGCGAGAAGGCTCGCCTGCTGATGGGGCTTGCCGCATTCCACGCGCCGAACCTGCTCATCCTTGACGAGCCGACCAACCACCTGGACATCGACAGCCGCCGCGCATTGATAGAAGCGCTTAACGACTACGATGGCGCCGTCATTCTCATCTCGCACGACCGCCATCTCATCGAGGCGACGGTCGACCGTCTCTGGCTGGTCAACAACGGCACGGTTTCGGATTTCGACGGCGATATGGAGGAATACCGCAACCTCGTTGTCTCTTCGGGCAAAAAAAAAGACGAAAAGCCTGAGCTGAATGACGAAGCGTCCTCCAAGGCGGATCAGCGCAAGGCGAATGCCGGCAAACGTGCCTCGCTTGCACCGCTTAGGAAAAAGATCAACGAAATCGAATCCTTGACGGCGAAGCTGGAGAAACAGATTCAGGCTCTCGATGCCGAGCTTGCCGATCCGGCGCTCTACGAAAAGACACCGGCAAAGGCCAGCGAGAAAGTCAAGCAGCGTGGCGAGGCAGCAGCAAAACTCGCAGCCTCCGAAGAGCAGTGGCTCGAGCTTTCCGCCGAATATGAGGACGCCATGGCGGGCTAA
- a CDS encoding glutathione S-transferase family protein: MTRALYSLCGADPQNFFSPHCWKAVMALAHKGLSFEEIPTTYARIRQIGGGFSPTVPVLEDNGRLVSDSFAIALYLEEAYPDRPSLFRGEGGKALSRMVEGYSQMVVHTAIMRIALLDIHAVLDEGDKAYFRESREQRLGKTLEEIAADREAEKAAFPAKLEPIRHMLKFQPFIGGESPLFADYIVFGAVQWLRVVAGLSMLAADDPVMTWFERCLDLHEGRGRTMTAA, from the coding sequence ATGACCAGAGCGCTCTATTCCCTGTGCGGTGCCGACCCGCAGAATTTCTTTTCCCCGCATTGCTGGAAAGCTGTCATGGCGCTGGCCCACAAGGGGCTGAGTTTCGAGGAGATTCCGACGACCTATGCCCGAATCCGCCAGATCGGCGGCGGTTTTTCGCCGACGGTTCCTGTGCTGGAGGACAACGGCCGTCTGGTCTCCGACAGCTTTGCAATTGCCCTTTATCTGGAGGAGGCCTATCCGGATCGTCCCTCGCTTTTCAGGGGCGAGGGCGGCAAGGCGCTGTCGCGCATGGTTGAAGGCTACTCCCAGATGGTGGTCCACACCGCGATCATGCGCATCGCGCTGCTCGACATTCATGCGGTTCTCGATGAAGGCGATAAGGCCTATTTCCGCGAAAGCCGCGAGCAGCGGCTCGGTAAGACACTGGAGGAGATCGCCGCCGATCGCGAGGCGGAAAAGGCCGCATTCCCGGCTAAGCTCGAGCCCATACGGCATATGCTGAAGTTCCAGCCTTTCATCGGTGGCGAGAGCCCGCTCTTTGCCGATTACATCGTCTTTGGTGCGGTGCAGTGGCTGCGTGTCGTCGCCGGTCTTTCCATGCTTGCCGCGGACGATCCGGTGATGACGTGGTTCGAGCGCTGCCTTGATCTGCATGAGGGCAGGGGCCGCACTATGACAGCGGCGTGA
- the ndk gene encoding nucleoside-diphosphate kinase: MAIERTFSMIKPDATKRNLTGAITKMLEDAGLRVVASKRVWMSKREAEGFYAVHKERPFFGELVETMTSGPTVVQVLEGEDAILKNREIMGATNPANADEGTIRKVHALSIGENSVHGSDAPETAAQEIKYWFSDTEIVG; encoded by the coding sequence ATGGCGATTGAACGCACCTTTTCGATGATCAAGCCGGACGCAACGAAGCGCAACCTGACGGGCGCTATCACCAAGATGCTGGAAGATGCCGGCCTGCGCGTCGTTGCTTCCAAGCGTGTCTGGATGAGCAAGCGCGAAGCTGAGGGCTTCTATGCCGTTCACAAAGAGCGTCCGTTCTTCGGCGAACTCGTCGAAACCATGACCTCTGGCCCGACCGTCGTTCAGGTTCTCGAAGGGGAAGATGCTATCCTCAAGAACCGCGAAATCATGGGTGCGACGAACCCGGCAAACGCTGACGAAGGCACGATCCGTAAGGTCCATGCTCTTTCGATCGGCGAAAACTCCGTGCACGGATCCGACGCTCCGGAAACGGCTGCCCAGGAAATCAAGTACTGGTTCTCCGACACTGAAATCGTCGGCTGA
- a CDS encoding GGDEF domain-containing protein, with protein MQNATRNAMQHEGARPAPLTDTQKIAQHMARLSIAGLPRNYELLYEAVAGHNAALASDIAALGSHPQQAKLDALGLQYRLVSHCGLAAEAAGSEAGKLLREAAERLADGVRQKHAFLRAAEALLESISGNGDQSLAAFMSEMEFLAASLTSVLSSEAGLEVKLLADAERIEMLERGMSAVQSASVTDALTGLPNRIALTKAIGELYELKEGVAGSALIMVDIDDFKQLNAKYGVQAGNKLMKKLADLFRKSIKKNDHVSRTEGDEFGFLFANVGMREALAIAERLRHSVEDNMVFATSDKGDPGRLTISLGIALSSDAATPAQLEANARVALLAAQSNRRQPVQAFGR; from the coding sequence ATGCAGAATGCAACTAGAAATGCAATGCAGCACGAGGGCGCCCGCCCTGCTCCCTTAACCGATACCCAGAAGATCGCGCAGCACATGGCGCGGCTGAGCATTGCCGGCCTGCCGCGGAACTACGAACTGCTGTACGAGGCGGTTGCCGGTCACAATGCGGCGCTTGCCAGCGACATCGCAGCACTCGGCTCCCATCCGCAGCAGGCGAAGCTCGATGCACTCGGCCTGCAGTATCGCCTCGTCAGCCATTGCGGGCTTGCCGCGGAAGCCGCCGGCAGCGAAGCTGGCAAACTCCTTCGGGAAGCCGCCGAACGGCTGGCGGATGGCGTCAGGCAGAAGCACGCCTTTTTGCGCGCCGCGGAGGCCCTGCTGGAATCGATCTCCGGCAATGGCGACCAGAGTCTTGCAGCATTCATGAGCGAGATGGAATTCCTCGCGGCATCGCTCACGAGCGTGCTTTCGTCCGAAGCGGGACTCGAGGTCAAGCTGCTTGCCGATGCCGAACGCATCGAGATGCTGGAGCGCGGGATGTCCGCCGTGCAATCAGCATCGGTGACGGATGCGCTGACGGGCCTGCCAAACCGCATCGCGCTGACGAAGGCGATCGGCGAACTTTACGAGCTCAAGGAAGGCGTCGCCGGCAGTGCGCTAATCATGGTCGATATCGACGACTTCAAGCAGTTGAATGCCAAATATGGCGTGCAGGCGGGCAACAAGCTGATGAAGAAGCTCGCCGACCTTTTCCGCAAGTCCATCAAGAAGAACGACCATGTCTCGCGCACCGAAGGTGACGAGTTCGGCTTCCTGTTTGCCAATGTGGGTATGCGCGAAGCGCTGGCGATCGCCGAGCGGCTGCGCCACTCGGTGGAGGACAACATGGTTTTCGCGACCTCCGACAAAGGCGATCCCGGCAGGCTCACCATTTCTCTCGGTATCGCGCTGAGTTCCGACGCGGCAACGCCCGCGCAACTGGAGGCCAATGCCCGTGTCGCGCTTCTTGCCGCCCAGTCCAATCGCCGCCAGCCTGTACAAGCTTTCGGCCGCTAA
- a CDS encoding DNA polymerase III subunit chi, with protein sequence MTEVLFYHLTESKLEDALPPLVDKSVGRGWRVAIQVKEPARRDALDAHLWTFREDSFLPHGTDEAELAEDQPVLLTASAGNANAATVRFVVDAAEPPPVDTYERIVFMFDGYDQEQLEAARAQWKKLKGEGHSLTYWQQTPEGRWEKKA encoded by the coding sequence ATGACGGAAGTCCTGTTCTATCATCTGACCGAATCCAAGCTGGAAGACGCCCTGCCGCCGCTCGTCGACAAGAGCGTCGGGCGCGGCTGGCGTGTCGCGATCCAGGTGAAGGAGCCGGCCCGAAGGGACGCGCTCGATGCGCATCTCTGGACGTTCCGTGAAGACAGTTTTCTGCCGCATGGCACGGATGAGGCTGAACTTGCCGAAGACCAGCCCGTCTTGCTGACGGCATCCGCTGGAAACGCCAACGCCGCGACCGTGCGTTTCGTCGTCGACGCCGCCGAACCGCCGCCGGTCGACACCTATGAACGGATCGTCTTCATGTTCGACGGATACGACCAGGAACAACTCGAAGCCGCGCGCGCCCAATGGAAGAAGCTGAAAGGCGAGGGGCACAGCCTCACCTATTGGCAGCAGACGCCGGAGGGACGCTGGGAGAAGAAGGCCTGA
- the pgsA gene encoding CDP-diacylglycerol--glycerol-3-phosphate 3-phosphatidyltransferase — protein sequence MASRAYSLPNLLTYGRILAVPLIVLCFFIEGRLAISNTARWVALWIFVIASLTDFLDGYLARIWNQTSNIGRMLDPIADKLLVASILLLVAADQTIAGWSIWAAITILCREILVSGLREYLAALKVSVPVTRIAKWKTTLQLVAIAFLLAGPAGDEIFPYTTQIGIGLLWIAAILTIYTGYDYFRAGLKHIVDNEE from the coding sequence ATGGCATCGCGCGCATATAGTCTTCCCAACTTACTGACCTACGGCCGTATTCTCGCGGTACCGCTGATCGTCCTCTGTTTCTTTATCGAAGGACGGCTCGCCATCAGCAATACGGCGCGATGGGTTGCCCTCTGGATCTTCGTCATCGCCTCGCTCACCGATTTCCTGGACGGCTATCTGGCGCGCATCTGGAACCAGACCTCGAATATCGGCCGCATGCTCGACCCGATCGCCGACAAGCTGCTCGTCGCCTCGATCCTGCTGCTGGTGGCCGCGGATCAGACAATCGCCGGCTGGTCGATCTGGGCGGCGATCACCATCCTCTGCCGCGAAATCCTCGTTTCCGGGCTGCGGGAGTATCTTGCCGCGCTCAAGGTTAGCGTTCCCGTCACGCGGATCGCCAAATGGAAGACGACATTGCAGTTGGTGGCGATCGCGTTTCTGCTCGCAGGTCCAGCGGGCGACGAGATTTTCCCCTACACGACGCAGATCGGCATCGGCCTTCTATGGATCGCCGCCATTTTGACCATATATACCGGCTACGACTATTTCCGCGCGGGCCTGAAGCACATCGTGGACAACGAAGAATGA